The nucleotide window TGATATTTTTTCGTTTATTCTTCTAAAAATCCTGCACGGTAAGCCTTCAGGTATCCCTGGCACATAAAGTCCTTGTTTAACAACAGGTTGGTGGTGACAACCGCGGTCATGAGTTTTCGATCCAGCGGATCCAGAATTGCGGCATCCATGCCCAAACTCATGCAAATCGCCAAAAAGTACCGGTTGATCAACCTCCTTTTAGGCAGGGAATGGGAGACGTTGCTGAGGCCGGAAATCGTGCGTGCTTTCAAGCGCTGCTTGATTTCTGCAAGGCTTTCGAAAAATGTAAGTGCGTTTCTATTGTTCACGGCGAGCGGCAGGACTAAAGGATCAAAGTAAACGTCTTCCAGGTTCAGGTTCGTCTTTTCGGCAATTTCCAGGAAGCGTTCGGCCAGCGCGACTCTATCGGCAGACGAATCGGGGATCCCTTTTTCATCCATCGTCAGGGCAACTACAGAACAGCCGTATTCGAGGACCAGGGGGAGAATCCCTTCCAACCGCGGTTTTTCCAGCGAGATCGAGTTGACCATTGCCTTTCCTCTGTGAGCCTGGAGCGCTCTCTTAATTGCCTCCGGGTTTGTGCTGTCGATGCACAAAGGCACGTCAACCGCGTCCTACACGGTGCGCACCAGCCACTCCATGTCGGCGGGCTCGTTTTCGACGCCCATTGCTGTGTTTACGTCAAGCATTTCGGCACCTGCTGCAACCTGTTGCCGGGCCAGTTCCTGAATAAACACCTTGTCTTTAGTCTTAATGGCCTCGCGTACCCGCGGAATTGTACTGTTCAGTTTTTCTCCGATAATCAGCAACGACCATCAACCTCCAGGTATTAAAGTTAATTAACTTCCGGTTTTAATATTGGGTAAAAACATTTCTTTAGTAATTTCCTCACCCGGCTCCAGGATAAGATAATTCTCGTCCCAGGGCCCGTGGAAAAGTTTCTCCAACATAAACAGAGAGCCGGGGATAATTTCGAACCTTAATTCGAATGTCTCTGCAACCTTT belongs to Bacillota bacterium and includes:
- a CDS encoding dihydropteroate synthase, which translates into the protein MPLCIDSTNPEAIKRALQAHRGKAMVNSISLEKPRLEGILPLVLEYGCSVVALTMDEKGIPDSSADRVALAERFLEIAEKTNLNLEDVYFDPLVLPLAVNNRNALTFFESLAEIKQRLKARTISGLSNVSHSLPKRRLINRYFLAICMSLGMDAAILDPLDRKLMTAVVTTNLLLNKDFMCQGYLKAYRAGFLEE
- a CDS encoding DUF1638 domain-containing protein translates to MKNYTRIALIDTGTYELSPYIAYAKKVAETFELRFEIIPGSLFMLEKLFHGPWDENYLILEPGEEITKEMFLPNIKTGS